In Rosa rugosa chromosome 4, drRosRugo1.1, whole genome shotgun sequence, the genomic stretch AACATCCTCAAGAATATTCGAGGAAGGAAGTGTTTGGTGATTGACCCCAAGCTCAGCGGTTCAATATCATTGATCATTCAGACTGCAGTACTTCTCAAAGAACTTGAGGTTGAACTGCGACATCTTTCGGCTGAAACAATTCAAACTGACTGTTCCAAAGTGGTTTTCCTTGTCCGTTCTCAGCTTAGTTTGATGAAATACATTAGTTCACAAGTCCATAATGATACTTCGAAAGGGTTACAGAGAGAATACTATCTTTACTTTGTCCCTTGCCGCGCAGTTGCTTGTGAGAAGATCCTTGAGGAGGAAAACGTCCATGACTTGTTGGGTATAGGGGAGTACCAGTTATACAGTGTTCCATTGGATGAGGATGTTCTGTCGTTTGAACTTGATCTCTCTCTCaaggaatgccttgttgatggtGATATGAGCTCACTTTGGCATATTGCGAAAGCCATTCACAAGCTTGAGTTTTCTTCTGGGGTGATACCAAATGTGAGGGCGAAAGGAAATGCATCGGTGCGTGTTGCTGACATTCTAAACCGCATGCAAGCTGAGGAACCCGTTAGCTCATCAGATATGGTTGTTCCAGAGATAAATACTGTCATCCTTCTAGACAGGGAGGTGGACATGGTTACTCCCATGTGTACTCAGTTAACATATGAGGGCATTATTGATGAGTTTCTGCGTATCAATGATGGTTCTGTTGAGGTTGATCCATCCATCATGGATGTCAAACAAGAGGGAAAGAAGATGAAAGTTCCACTTAATTCAAGTGACAAGCTGTTTAAAGAGATAAGAGATCTCCACTTTGAAGTTGTTGTCCAGATTCTACGCGAAAAAGTAACATCTATGAAGCAGGACTACAATGAGGTGACTTCAAATACACAGACTCTTTCTGAAATAAAGAATTTTGTCAAAAAGATGCACTCATTGCCAGAAGTGACAAGGCACATAAATCTTGCTAAGCATCTGATGACTTTCACGTCGAAGCCATTATTTCGTGGACTACTTGACATGGAACAAACAATCGTTGAGACTGAGAGTTTTGACATATGCTTAGATTACATTGAAGAAATGATGCATAAGCAGGAGCCTCTTGTAAGTGTCCTACGTCTTCTCatcttattttctattacaaaTTCTGGGTTGCCCAAAGAGAATTTTGACTATATGAGGAATGAACTACTCCAGAGTTATGGATTTGAGCACATGGCTACATTGAAAAATCTGGAGAAGGCAGGATTGTTTAAAAAACAGGAGACAAAAGGCAACTGGCCGAGAGTTAAGCGTGCCTTACAACTTGTCATTGAACACAGTGACACAGCTAACCCCAATGACATTGACTATGTCTTTTCTGGATATGCACCTCTTAGCATTCGCCTTGTTCAGCATGCTATTCGATCTGGATGGCGTCCGATTGAAGAAACTCTAAAGCTGTTACCCGGACCACATTCAGAAACAAAGAGAGGCCCATTCTCAAGCAGCGCATCATTTGACAATTTTCAGGGGGCAGAAACCAATGTAGACAAGGTAGCTGATGGGAGGCGCTCCCTTGTACTTGTCATCTTCATTGGAGGTGTAACGTTTGCAGAGATTTCCGCCCTTCGGTTTCTTAGTTCTCGGGAAGGGATGGCATATGATTTCATAGTTGGGACAACGAAAATGGTTAGTGGCCATAGCTTGACTGAACCATTTGTGGGGAAGATGGAGGACCTGTAAAAAATTTCATGTCTTAGTTTTGTCTTTATTTCTGCCTCTTTGAAATGAACATTGAGACTTCTTGGCTCGATTTTGAATCCATTGTGGTTTGTGCTAATGCGATATCAAACAGGTGTTTGTTGTTCCATGTGTCTTCTCATATTAGATAGAGTATTTTGATTTTCCAAAAGAAAACTATAAGTATATATGCATACAGAGCATAGGGAATCAAGTTAGCCAGAACTTGGTCAGACAAAAACTTGCAGTATGTATTAACATAGTTCTACCTGGTAAGTACTTCATCTTTGCCATTTCAGTTATGCTGCTATGTTGCCTTCGCTTTACTGCTTTTAATCTGACCAACTGAAGTCATTCTCACATTACAGATAGGCTTGAATCCATGCCtcattactaaaaaaaaaatgcagtcgTATCACTGCTTTCTGCTTAGGGCCCTGGGAAATCATCATAGCCTCTCTAGCAATCCTGGTTTCAATTAGCATATCCCATATTATACATGATTAGTCTACTACATGGTTAGTTTCCATTTTCTGTCGAGGCATTTTAGCTTGTGATTAGTCTACTACATATAAAAGCATTTTGTATGTGGTGTCGGTCCCTGGTGACATTCTCCATGTGCATCCTATGTCTTGGTGATTCTTTCGAGCATGCAAGTCCGATCTCAAGGATTGGATATATGCACTTCCTCACATCTGCATTCATCTTGTTTAGGGTCTCAGAGTCtatgttttcttcttctgcttcaatTTCGCTGCGATGTAGCTCACTTCATTTTCTGATGCTGCAGGTGCTCTCTTCTATACTGACAAGAAGAGCAGGGTCTAAAGTTTGCACAACTCTTCCGGGCACGGCCATCTCAACAAAGTTGTGGGGATTAAATCCGTCTTTAGACATCTCGTTTGTGGGTCTTCTTACTGTGAACACTTCCAAAAGAAGAATCCCATAACTATACACATCCCCTTGTCTTGATGTCTCAACACCAATTGCATACTCTACAACTCGGAACACAATCACGGATGTCAAGTTTCTATGTATATATAAAAGTAATTGGAACATAACACCAATAGTCTGCAAACTTTTAATCATGACTCCTTACTGATTTAGAATCATATCTAAACTTCATCAAAGCAAATCGATCAGTTTCATTTCCAATTGCAGCATTTGCAGTAGTACTGATGGGTTGAAAAAAGATGATAAAAGAAGAATATATGTTGACTAGTGAGTCATGACTTGTGGGCATTACAAGAAAAATTTGAGTTGGGTTTCATTCCTAATTCATTACATGACCTATTTGCATTGGGTTTAATAGTTGGTCGCAGCCCCCAATTGAGAGAATTATGGGTTGTTTGTTTCTGTGCCTCTCTTTGGTTTATTTGGCAAACAAGGAATAAGGTGAGATGTGAGGGCATTACTCCAGATGTTGCTATGGCTTGCAGGTTAATTAATGGCCATGTTTATGCTTCTAGTCGCATAGCTATTGGACATATGTTTAACAACATACAGGAGCTTTGTGTCTTGAAGAGGTTTGGTGCTACTTGTAGGCCGCGTTGTGCCCCAAAAATTTACGAGGTGAATTGGCATCCACCCATTATTGGTTGGTTCAAAGTTAACACGGATGGTGCTTGGAAGCGAGGGGAGGATCGTTCAGGTTATGGTGGTGTTTTTCGTGATTATCATGGGGAGGTTGTCGGTGCCTTTTCATCATCCCTTGACATTCCTAGTTCCATTGCTACGGAGGTTATGGCAGTGATCAAGGCAATCGAGCTTGCATGGGTTCGAGAGTGGAAGCATATTTGGCTTGAAGTTGACTCGTCCCTAATTCTAAATTTTCTCCAGTCCCCCCAGATGGTACCTTGGCAATTACAGGTGGCATGGAAGAATTGTGTGCATCACATTTCAATGATGCAATTTCGTTGCTCACATATATTTCGTGAAGGTAACCAGGTGGCTGATGCATTGGCCAATTTTGGCGCTTCTGGTACGGGCTTTACTTGGTTTGATTCATCTCCTAGTTTCGTtaatcaattttgtttaagAGATAAGTTGGGTCTCCCTAATTTTCGTTTtagatgatttcttttgttttggaagGCAGGATGATGTCTATCATTCCTCATCAGTAGTACTTTACTTCTGGATGGTGCAGGATATGTCCTCTCCTCTTACTTGTATTTTcctttacttttaataaatatTTTTCCTCGCATTTGCgaggtttgattaaaaaaaaaacaaaaaatgtgaCGAATGGAATTCCTCACAAAAAGTCTAAATTCCTCACTCATAATCATCAGTGAGGAAATTGAGTCGTCGCAAATTTTCCTCGCTTAAACCTCCTCACGGATTACTATATGCGAGGACTTTTGGTTTCCTCACAAATGAAAAATTGTGAGGAATGCATATTCCTTGCAAATTGAAAATTACAAGGAATGTATATTCCTCTCAAACTAATATTTATGAGACACTTGTATCCTCACATTTAAGAATATGTGAGGCCATTGTTGCTCATTTGAcaaatctttttttcttttcttttaatatGCTTTTATTTCACTTTTTTGAAGATAAACCACTTATATAAGAACAATTGATCAATAATACTTTCAGacttaaattaaataaagagtagttattatatacatatatagttcctcaattgcaaaaacaaaatatCTTAGAAGATATTTAGTTCCTTAATTACATGTAAAGAAGATACTTCCTAGCTAAGTGGTGGTCCATGACAATCAAGGTATCAATCTAAGTCCTTCATACCAGAACACTTGGGAAGTCATCAATGCCTTCAATGTGTATTGCCCATGTGCTAGCCTCTGTTGGGGTTTAGAGGCTCTTGCATGAGAAGCTTGAGATGGTTTAGGAACTAGTGTGTGTGGGTCAAGATGCTGGTGTTGGTTGAGGAGCTAGAATTGTATCTGTGTGGAGACAATCTGAACTTAGTCTTTTTCCCGTTGAGGTTTCATCTGCACTGTAAAATCACAAAAAATAAGAATACAATTAAACATCATGACCAACCAAAATGTTTGTGTACGTGTGTGTGTATTACTTAAATAATCCAAGTAGGTACaagcaagtggcctagtggttcttgccttgttgggtgtgctccccaacctaggttcgaaccccgaagctgtcaaagtggctaggcactgtgctgcaatgcacagttggagcatttcacatgcgccgaaggggtttatcttgggcctaggaagcctttgggttccccttgacaaagtcaaaaaaaaaactcacaccttgttcatCAATTCAGAAAcataatcattttttttctctcgtcTCTGTATTCATCTACTTAACTCCAATTTCTTTTGCAAGAGTACCAATAAACTGCTTCAAAATAATATGTCACTTCCTAGCTTTCGACACTATATACTCAATGTCTCAGGATTTCCAGCCCTCTCCTTCCCTTGCAGCAAGATTGAACTTGAACCTCCCATCACCTTGTAATGGATTTAACTTCCTTCCATCATAAACCAGCACAGAAATGACCTCAAACAtatctaaaataaaaaaaaaacctttattGTGCAGGCCACCAGAATGGAGCATGTGAAAATAAGCACCCGTGCAGAATTAGTCATTAGCATACCAAAACATAGTAAAGTCCAGTGACTTTCTAGCAACACTACAAGTAACTAACACATAAGAAAGTCATCATAATCAAGGTCAAaaatacaaaatacttgtacaaaTTCTAGATAGTTGAAATTAACTAACTCTATTGGTAACTTCATTAAAGTTCTTTCAAACTGATCTCATTTCATTGGAAACTAAATTTCAAATATAGTGGACAAAGTTCTGGCTAATAGATGATTTATGCAGCTTCTTGATTTACCGTATATCAATTCCATAATATGAAGTGATCGACAATTGCAAACCTGAGATAGTTGGGCTCTTCTACTCCCACAGATGCAGCTCCCTTTTTAATCTCTTCATCTAGCTTCTTGAAATGTCCATACATAGAATAGTAACTACAACATGCATTAAGGAGTGAGTGTTTCGTTTTTTTCACAAGTGCAAAACAGAAGAAATGATAAACATTGCAGAAGGAAATCCAGAAACACTAAAAGCCAATTAAAATGCATATCTACACATACTGATAtagattcttttttcttttttttaatcaattcaAAGTTCTTGTTCTGCACAAATCAGATGGTTTAGTTTGGACATGGCTAGAGAATAAAGTAAGAAAACTATTAATGTGAGGTCTAGTCCTCCACTAGCGACCACGAAAACCAATATATATAACCTTCATCATCACCAGAAAGCAAATCAAAAATAGAAATCAAACATACCTCTCAATCCATTATGTGTAATGCACCAGCAATCCAAACACATAAGCAAAGCCAAAATAGAGCACCAACTTACTGAAAGCCAAACTAAATCCTAAAGAACTTCAAGTCTGAGACAACTTATAAATTTTGGGACTTGCTCAAGCCTCTCAAGGTAAATAAAATTTCTGCTTTAATTAATAAAATGATTTACTATAACAGTGCACCATACATCTTAATAAAAGTTAAAAGTTAGAAAGAACAAGTCAAATGCAACCCTAAACAGATTTTGAagacacacacaaacacatcgaATCACACAACCCAACTTGATTTAGTAAATAAAAGTTTAGTACTTTAACTCTTCTTATTATGTTACATACTAGCTAGCTGTTATTTCCTAAATAATGGTATTTTCTTCAATTCTGAGATAAAAACCAACACTGAATTATAAGTATTGAAGATGGATTTTACCTTAGAAAGGAGCAAACTTCAAAACAGAATACCACAGAACATGACTCTATAGC encodes the following:
- the LOC133706780 gene encoding vacuolar protein-sorting-associated protein 33 homolog — translated: MAQIPKLDNAPLNLKYMREQSQKELINILKNIRGRKCLVIDPKLSGSISLIIQTAVLLKELEVELRHLSAETIQTDCSKVVFLVRSQLSLMKYISSQVHNDTSKGLQREYYLYFVPCRAVACEKILEEENVHDLLGIGEYQLYSVPLDEDVLSFELDLSLKECLVDGDMSSLWHIAKAIHKLEFSSGVIPNVRAKGNASVRVADILNRMQAEEPVSSSDMVVPEINTVILLDREVDMVTPMCTQLTYEGIIDEFLRINDGSVEVDPSIMDVKQEGKKMKVPLNSSDKLFKEIRDLHFEVVVQILREKVTSMKQDYNEVTSNTQTLSEIKNFVKKMHSLPEVTRHINLAKHLMTFTSKPLFRGLLDMEQTIVETESFDICLDYIEEMMHKQEPLVSVLRLLILFSITNSGLPKENFDYMRNELLQSYGFEHMATLKNLEKAGLFKKQETKGNWPRVKRALQLVIEHSDTANPNDIDYVFSGYAPLSIRLVQHAIRSGWRPIEETLKLLPGPHSETKRGPFSSSASFDNFQGAETNVDKVADGRRSLVLVIFIGGVTFAEISALRFLSSREGMAYDFIVGTTKMVSGHSLTEPFVGKMEDL